From a single Streptomyces misionensis genomic region:
- a CDS encoding glycosyltransferase family 1 protein: MKAIRRFTVRPVLPEPLRPLSDLAHNLRWSWHAETRDLFQSVDPEAWAAAGCDPVRLLGRVRPARLAELAGDRRFRRRLNAAADDLDDYLTGDRWYQAQTEGLPAAVAYFSPEFGITAALPQYSGGLGILAGDHLKAASDLGVPLIGVGLLYRHGYFRQTLSRDGWQQEHYPVLDPNELPLTRLKEADGTCARVCLALPGGRALHARIWLAQVGRVPLLLLDSDVEENDLGERSVTDRLYGGGSEHRLLQEMLLGIGGVRAVRAYCRLTGHPEPEVFHTNEGHAGFLGLERIAELCAGGLEFDAALEAVRGGTVFTTHTPVPAGIDRFERDLVARHFGPDAELPGIETQRILALGMETYPGGEPNLFNMAVMGLRLAQRANGVSLLHGRVSREMFAGLWPGFDAEEVPITSVTNGVHAPTWVAPEVLRLGARRIGTQRAEDALTVGGSERWDAAADIPDQDVWELRRTLREQLVLEVRERLRASWRQRGAGNAELGWIDGVLDPDVLTIGFARRVPSYKRLTLMLRDRDRLRALLLHPERPVQIVVAGKAHPADDGGKRLVQELVRFADDPKVRHRIVFLPDYGMAMAQKLYPGCDVWLNNPLRPLEACGTSGMKAALNGCLNLSVRDGWWDEWFRPDFGWAVPTADGPGTDPERRDDIEAAALYDLLEQRITPRFYERGRGGLPDRWIQMVRQTLTLLGPKVLAGRMVREYVDRLYTPAARSHRALTPDAARELAGWKARVRQAWHGVSVDHVETTETTATAELGTTLGLRVRVGLGGLSPDDVEVQAVSGRVDAQDRITDATVVPLKPAGAPDLEGRQLYEGPLALDRTGPYGYTVRILPAHRLLASGAELGLVALPSEELVEHAGVLLR; the protein is encoded by the coding sequence GTGAAGGCGATCCGTCGGTTCACCGTCCGTCCCGTTCTCCCCGAACCCCTCCGGCCGCTGAGCGACCTCGCGCACAATCTGCGCTGGTCCTGGCATGCGGAAACGCGCGACCTGTTCCAGTCCGTCGACCCCGAGGCATGGGCCGCGGCCGGCTGCGACCCGGTGCGGCTGCTGGGCCGGGTGCGGCCCGCGCGGCTGGCCGAGCTGGCCGGGGACCGGCGGTTCCGGCGCCGGCTGAACGCCGCCGCCGACGACCTGGACGACTATCTGACCGGCGACCGCTGGTACCAGGCCCAGACCGAGGGCCTGCCCGCCGCGGTGGCCTATTTCTCCCCGGAGTTCGGCATCACCGCCGCGCTGCCCCAGTACTCCGGCGGGCTCGGCATCCTCGCCGGCGACCACCTCAAGGCGGCCAGCGACCTCGGGGTGCCGCTGATCGGGGTCGGACTGCTGTACCGGCACGGCTACTTCCGGCAGACCCTGTCCCGCGACGGCTGGCAGCAGGAGCACTACCCGGTGCTCGACCCGAACGAACTGCCCCTCACCCGGCTGAAGGAGGCCGACGGCACCTGTGCGCGCGTCTGTCTCGCCCTGCCCGGCGGCCGGGCCCTGCACGCCCGGATCTGGCTGGCCCAGGTCGGCAGGGTGCCCCTGCTGCTGCTCGACTCCGACGTGGAGGAGAACGACCTCGGCGAACGCTCCGTCACCGACCGGCTCTACGGCGGCGGCAGCGAGCACCGGCTGCTCCAGGAGATGCTGCTCGGCATAGGAGGGGTCCGCGCGGTGCGCGCGTACTGCAGGCTCACCGGGCACCCGGAGCCGGAGGTGTTCCACACCAACGAGGGGCACGCCGGCTTCCTCGGCCTGGAGCGGATCGCCGAACTGTGCGCCGGCGGGCTGGAGTTCGACGCGGCGCTGGAGGCGGTGCGGGGCGGCACGGTGTTCACCACGCACACCCCCGTCCCGGCCGGCATCGACCGCTTCGAACGGGACCTGGTCGCCCGGCACTTCGGGCCGGACGCCGAGTTGCCCGGGATCGAGACGCAGCGGATCCTCGCGCTCGGCATGGAGACCTACCCGGGCGGCGAGCCGAACCTGTTCAACATGGCCGTGATGGGGCTGCGCCTCGCGCAGCGGGCCAACGGGGTGTCGCTGCTGCACGGCCGGGTCAGCCGGGAGATGTTCGCCGGACTGTGGCCGGGATTCGACGCCGAGGAGGTGCCGATCACCTCCGTGACCAACGGGGTGCACGCGCCCACCTGGGTGGCCCCGGAGGTGCTGCGGCTCGGCGCCCGGCGGATCGGCACCCAGCGGGCCGAGGACGCGCTGACCGTCGGCGGCTCCGAGCGCTGGGACGCGGCGGCGGACATCCCGGACCAGGACGTCTGGGAGCTGCGCCGCACCCTGCGCGAACAACTGGTGCTGGAGGTGCGGGAGCGGCTGCGCGCCTCCTGGCGGCAACGCGGGGCGGGCAACGCCGAGCTGGGCTGGATCGACGGCGTGCTCGACCCGGACGTGCTCACGATCGGGTTCGCCCGGCGCGTGCCGTCGTACAAACGGCTCACCCTGATGCTCCGCGACCGCGACCGGCTGCGGGCGCTGCTGCTGCATCCGGAGCGGCCGGTGCAGATCGTGGTGGCGGGCAAGGCGCACCCGGCCGACGACGGCGGCAAGCGCCTCGTCCAGGAACTGGTCCGGTTCGCCGACGACCCGAAGGTGCGCCACCGGATCGTCTTCCTGCCCGACTACGGCATGGCGATGGCGCAGAAGCTCTACCCGGGCTGCGACGTCTGGCTGAACAACCCGCTGCGCCCGCTGGAGGCCTGCGGCACCTCCGGGATGAAGGCGGCGCTCAACGGCTGTCTGAACCTCTCGGTGCGCGACGGCTGGTGGGACGAGTGGTTCCGGCCGGACTTCGGCTGGGCCGTCCCGACCGCCGACGGCCCCGGCACGGACCCGGAACGGCGCGACGACATCGAGGCGGCGGCCCTGTACGACCTGCTGGAGCAGCGGATCACCCCGCGCTTCTACGAGCGCGGCCGGGGCGGACTGCCGGACCGCTGGATCCAGATGGTCCGCCAGACCCTCACCCTGCTCGGCCCCAAGGTGCTGGCCGGCCGCATGGTCCGGGAGTACGTCGACCGGCTCTACACCCCGGCCGCCCGCTCGCACCGCGCGCTGACCCCGGACGCCGCGCGGGAGCTGGCCGGGTGGAAGGCGCGGGTGCGACAGGCCTGGCACGGGGTGAGCGTCGACCACGTGGAGACCACCGAGACCACGGCCACGGCCGAACTGGGCACGACGCTGGGACTGCGGGTCCGGGTCGGCCTCGGGGGGCTGTCCCCCGACGACGTGGAGGTGCAGGCGGTGTCCGGGCGGGTGGACGCGCAGGACCGCATCACCGACGCCACCGTCGTCCCGCTGAAGCCGGCCGGCGCCCCCGACCTGGAGGGCCGCCAGCTCTACGAGGGCCCCCTCGCCCTCGACCGCACCGGCCCCTACGGCTACACGGTCCGCATCCTGCCCGCCCACCGCCTGCTGGCCTCCGGCGCGGAACTGGGCCTGGTGGCACTGCCGTCGGAGGAACTGGTCGAGCACGCGGGGGTGTTGCTGCGGTGA
- a CDS encoding alpha-1,4-glucan--maltose-1-phosphate maltosyltransferase encodes MPATNHSSATPPGPRATASGKKPADRKRPKSPAPKPPGPAPVTGRIPVLDVRPAVQHGRRPAKAVTGESFEVSATVFREGHDAVAANVVLRDPAGRAGPWTPMRELAPGTDRWGATVTAGAPGRWTYTVEAWADPLTTWQNHARIKIPAGIDTELVLEEGARLYERAAAGVPGARRRRVLEAARALRDEERPAAWRLAEALRPEVRDVLARFPLRELVTASDPMPLLVERERALFGSWYEFFPRSEGTEQCPHGTFRTAARRLKPIADMGFDVVYLPPIHPIGHTFRKGRNNSLTATPDDVGVPWAIGSPEGGHDTVHPQLGTIEDFDHFVGQARALGLEIALDFALQCSPDHPWVHKHPEWFHHRPDGTIAHAENPPKKYQDIYPIAFDADMDGLVAETVRVLRHWMDHGVRIFRVDNPHTKPVVFWERVITEINGRDPDVIFLAEAFTRPAMMHTLAQIGFQQSYTYFTWRTTKAELTEYLTELTGEAAAYMRPNLFPSTPDILHAYLQHGGRPAFEVRAVLAATLSPSWGIYSGYELCENTPLREGSEEYLDSEKYQLTPRDWDTAAREGRTIAPLITRLNHIRRRSPALRQLRDLHFHHADQDAVIAYSKRGGSNTVLVVANLDPHHTQEATVSLDMPQLGLEWHESVPVRDELTGETYHWGRANYVRLEPGRRPAHVFTVLRPSNPQIGGSPIT; translated from the coding sequence ATGCCCGCCACGAACCATTCGTCAGCAACCCCGCCGGGCCCCAGGGCCACGGCGTCCGGGAAGAAGCCTGCGGACCGGAAACGTCCGAAGTCCCCCGCCCCCAAGCCACCGGGGCCCGCCCCCGTGACGGGCCGCATCCCGGTCCTCGACGTGCGCCCCGCGGTGCAGCACGGGCGCCGGCCCGCCAAGGCGGTGACCGGGGAGTCCTTCGAGGTGTCGGCCACCGTGTTCCGGGAGGGGCACGACGCGGTCGCGGCGAACGTGGTGCTGCGCGACCCGGCGGGCCGGGCCGGCCCGTGGACGCCGATGCGGGAACTCGCCCCGGGCACCGACCGCTGGGGCGCCACCGTCACGGCGGGCGCGCCCGGCCGCTGGACGTACACCGTGGAGGCCTGGGCCGATCCGCTCACCACCTGGCAGAACCACGCCCGGATCAAGATCCCGGCCGGGATCGACACCGAACTCGTCCTGGAGGAGGGCGCCCGGCTCTACGAGCGCGCCGCCGCCGGGGTCCCCGGGGCACGGCGCCGGCGCGTGCTGGAGGCGGCCCGCGCCCTGCGGGACGAGGAGCGCCCGGCCGCCTGGCGGCTGGCGGAGGCGCTGCGGCCGGAGGTGCGGGACGTGCTCGCGCGGTTTCCGCTGCGGGAGTTGGTGACCGCGTCGGACCCGATGCCGCTGCTGGTCGAGCGTGAACGCGCGCTCTTCGGCTCCTGGTACGAGTTCTTCCCCCGCAGCGAGGGCACCGAGCAGTGCCCGCACGGCACCTTCCGCACCGCCGCGCGGCGGCTGAAGCCGATCGCGGACATGGGCTTCGACGTCGTCTACCTGCCCCCGATCCACCCGATCGGCCACACCTTCCGCAAGGGCCGCAACAACAGCCTCACCGCCACCCCCGACGACGTCGGCGTGCCCTGGGCCATCGGCTCCCCCGAGGGCGGACACGACACCGTCCACCCCCAACTCGGCACCATCGAGGACTTCGACCACTTCGTCGGCCAAGCCCGCGCGCTGGGCCTGGAGATCGCCCTCGACTTCGCCCTCCAGTGCTCCCCCGACCACCCCTGGGTGCACAAGCACCCCGAGTGGTTCCACCACCGGCCCGACGGCACCATCGCCCACGCCGAGAACCCGCCGAAGAAGTACCAGGACATCTACCCCATCGCCTTCGACGCCGACATGGACGGCCTCGTCGCCGAGACCGTGCGCGTGCTGCGGCACTGGATGGACCACGGAGTGCGGATCTTCCGCGTCGACAACCCCCACACCAAACCGGTCGTCTTCTGGGAACGCGTCATCACCGAGATCAACGGCCGCGACCCCGACGTGATCTTCCTGGCCGAGGCCTTCACCCGCCCCGCCATGATGCACACCCTGGCCCAGATCGGCTTCCAGCAGTCCTACACCTACTTCACCTGGCGCACCACCAAAGCCGAACTCACCGAATACCTCACCGAGTTGACCGGCGAGGCGGCCGCCTACATGCGGCCCAACCTCTTCCCCAGCACCCCCGACATCCTGCACGCCTACCTCCAGCACGGCGGCCGCCCCGCCTTCGAGGTCCGCGCGGTCCTCGCCGCCACCCTCTCCCCCAGCTGGGGCATCTACAGCGGCTACGAACTGTGCGAGAACACCCCCCTGCGCGAAGGCTCCGAGGAATACCTCGACTCCGAGAAGTACCAGCTCACCCCACGCGACTGGGACACCGCCGCACGCGAGGGCCGCACCATCGCCCCGCTGATCACCCGCCTCAACCACATCCGGCGCCGCAGCCCCGCCCTACGCCAGCTGCGCGACCTGCACTTCCACCACGCCGACCAGGACGCCGTGATCGCCTACTCGAAGCGCGGCGGCTCGAACACGGTTCTGGTCGTCGCCAACCTCGACCCCCACCACACCCAGGAGGCCACGGTCTCGTTGGACATGCCGCAACTCGGCCTGGAATGGCACGAGTCGGTGCCGGTGCGCGACGAGCTCACCGGCGAGACCTACCACTGGGGCAGGGCCAACTATGTGCGCCTCGAACCGGGCCGCCGGCCCGCGCACGTCTTCACCGTCCTGCGACCGTCCAACCCGCAGATCGGAGGGTCACCCATCACATGA
- a CDS encoding maltokinase N-terminal cap-like domain-containing protein → MTEAVTPPTSTTLDALAPLLRAWLPRQRWFAGKGRPVTGITPVAVTQLLPPEGRLGLYHVLVRVHQPPGPQPGHCYQLLIGVREALPPRLAPALIGHVDRGPLAGHTVYDALHDPRPAEVLLEALRTSARIGGLVFERDPRREIRPHLVARLLAAEQSNSSVVYGDAYILKVLRRVVPGINPDLELPLALAREGCPRVPAPTAWLHTELDGEPHVLAVLQPFVSAAADGWELALRALAKGEGFAPEARALGRATAEVHTALARALPTVTLGPAQLGPLVQGMTERLAAAVQAVPALVPYEEGLRSAYTALGELVTQGRTWTAQRVHGDLHLGQCLRAPSGDWSLIDFEGEPARPPAERRMPQPPVRDIAGMLRSFDYAARSASPPAPRWAHDCRAAYCSGYAEVTGRDPRTDPVMLRAYETDKAVYEVVYEARHRPDWLPVPLSAVRRLAASDPN, encoded by the coding sequence ATGACGGAAGCGGTCACCCCTCCGACGAGCACCACCCTCGACGCACTGGCCCCCCTGCTGCGCGCCTGGCTGCCCCGGCAGCGCTGGTTCGCGGGCAAGGGGCGCCCGGTCACCGGCATCACCCCGGTGGCCGTCACCCAACTCCTGCCGCCCGAGGGGCGGTTGGGCCTGTACCACGTCCTGGTGCGGGTCCATCAGCCACCGGGGCCGCAGCCCGGCCACTGCTACCAGCTCCTCATAGGCGTGCGCGAGGCGCTGCCGCCCAGGCTGGCGCCCGCGCTGATCGGCCATGTGGACAGGGGCCCGCTCGCCGGACACACGGTGTACGACGCCCTCCACGACCCCCGGCCCGCCGAAGTGCTCCTGGAGGCCCTGCGCACCAGTGCCCGCATCGGCGGGCTCGTCTTCGAGCGGGACCCGCGCCGGGAGATCCGGCCGCACCTGGTGGCCCGGCTGCTGGCCGCCGAGCAGTCCAACTCCTCGGTGGTGTACGGGGACGCGTACATCCTGAAGGTGCTGCGCCGGGTGGTCCCCGGGATCAACCCCGACCTGGAACTGCCGCTGGCGCTGGCCCGTGAGGGCTGCCCCCGGGTGCCCGCGCCGACGGCCTGGCTGCACACCGAACTGGACGGGGAGCCGCATGTGCTGGCGGTGCTCCAGCCGTTCGTGAGCGCGGCCGCCGACGGCTGGGAGCTGGCGTTGCGCGCCCTCGCCAAGGGCGAGGGCTTCGCCCCCGAGGCGCGGGCGCTGGGCCGGGCCACCGCGGAGGTGCACACCGCGCTCGCCCGCGCCCTGCCGACGGTCACCCTCGGCCCGGCCCAACTGGGGCCGCTGGTCCAGGGAATGACCGAGCGGCTGGCGGCGGCCGTCCAGGCGGTGCCCGCGCTGGTGCCCTACGAGGAGGGGCTGCGCTCGGCGTACACGGCGCTGGGCGAGCTGGTGACCCAGGGCCGGACCTGGACGGCGCAGCGGGTGCACGGGGACCTGCACCTCGGGCAGTGCCTGCGCGCGCCGTCCGGCGACTGGTCCCTGATCGACTTCGAGGGGGAGCCGGCCCGGCCGCCGGCCGAGCGGCGGATGCCGCAGCCACCGGTGCGGGACATCGCGGGGATGCTCCGCTCCTTCGACTACGCGGCCCGCTCGGCGAGCCCGCCCGCACCGCGCTGGGCGCACGACTGCCGGGCCGCCTACTGCTCCGGGTACGCGGAGGTGACCGGGCGCGACCCGCGCACCGATCCGGTCATGCTGCGCGCCTACGAGACCGACAAGGCCGTCTACGAGGTGGTGTACGAGGCCCGCCACCGCCCCGACTGGCTGCCCGTGCCGCTGTCGGCGGTCCGCCGCCTCGCCGCGTCCGACCCGAACTGA
- a CDS encoding DUF4333 domain-containing protein, whose amino-acid sequence MPKARMTMAVTIFSAVAAGALLPGCSASVEVKKPTPPKLSAEKLSSTLSEKLAAATGRPKPHITCPEDLVGKVGTTMRCTLVADDGSTLGVSVNVTSVSGDKINYDFKADDKASPAGH is encoded by the coding sequence ATGCCCAAAGCCCGGATGACCATGGCGGTCACGATCTTCTCAGCGGTGGCGGCCGGCGCCCTCCTTCCGGGTTGCTCGGCGTCGGTCGAGGTCAAGAAGCCAACGCCGCCGAAGCTCTCCGCGGAGAAGCTCTCCAGCACACTTTCGGAAAAGCTCGCCGCCGCCACAGGACGGCCGAAGCCGCATATCACCTGCCCCGAAGATTTGGTCGGCAAGGTTGGCACCACCATGCGGTGCACGCTCGTGGCCGACGACGGCAGCACGCTGGGCGTATCCGTAAATGTCACGTCTGTGAGCGGGGATAAGATCAACTACGACTTCAAGGCCGATGACAAGGCTTCCCCTGCGGGTCATTGA
- the treS gene encoding maltose alpha-D-glucosyltransferase produces MIVNEPVPDTFQDTPAGDRDPDWFKRAVFYEVLVRSFQDSNGDGVGDLKGLTAKLDYLQWLGVDCLWLPPFFKSPLRDGGYDVSDYTAVLPEFGDLADFVEFVDAAHQRGMRVIIDFVMNHTSDQHPWFQESRRDPHGPYGDYYVWADDDKQYQDARIIFVDTEASNWTYDPVRKQYYWHRFFSHQPDLNYENPAVQEEMISALKFWLDLGIDGFRLDAVPYLYQQEGTNCENLPATHQFLKRVRKEIDAQYPDKVLLAEANQWPEDVVDYFGDYTSGGDECHMAFHFPVMPRIFMAVRRESRYPVSEILAKTPAIPSSCQWGIFLRNHDELTLEMVTDEERDYMWAEYAKDPRMRANIGIRRRLAPLLDNDRNQIELFTALLLSLPGSPILYYGDEIGMGDNIWLGDRDAVRTPMQWTPDRNAGFSSSDPGRLFLPTIMDPVYGYQVTNVEAAMSSPSSLLHWTRRMIEIRKQNPAFGLGTYTELQSSNPAVLAFLREYEDDLVLCVHNFSRFAQPTELDLSRFGGRHPVELFGGVRFPAVGELPYLLTLAGHGFYWFRLRREAV; encoded by the coding sequence ATGATCGTCAATGAGCCCGTCCCGGACACCTTCCAGGACACTCCGGCCGGGGACCGGGACCCGGACTGGTTCAAGCGCGCCGTCTTCTACGAGGTGCTGGTCCGCTCCTTCCAGGACAGCAACGGCGACGGCGTCGGCGACCTCAAGGGCCTGACCGCCAAGCTCGACTACCTCCAGTGGCTCGGCGTGGACTGCCTGTGGCTGCCCCCCTTCTTCAAGTCCCCGCTCAGAGACGGCGGTTACGACGTCTCCGACTACACCGCCGTGCTGCCGGAGTTCGGCGACCTCGCCGACTTCGTGGAGTTCGTGGACGCCGCCCACCAGCGCGGCATGCGCGTGATCATCGACTTCGTCATGAACCACACCAGCGACCAGCACCCGTGGTTCCAGGAGTCCCGCCGCGATCCGCACGGCCCGTACGGGGACTACTACGTCTGGGCCGACGACGACAAGCAGTACCAGGACGCGCGGATCATCTTCGTGGACACCGAGGCGTCCAACTGGACGTACGACCCGGTACGCAAGCAGTACTACTGGCACCGCTTCTTCTCGCACCAGCCGGACCTCAACTACGAGAACCCGGCGGTGCAGGAGGAGATGATCTCCGCGCTGAAGTTCTGGCTGGACCTCGGCATCGACGGGTTCCGGCTGGACGCGGTGCCGTACCTGTACCAGCAGGAGGGCACCAACTGCGAGAACCTGCCCGCGACCCACCAGTTCCTCAAGCGGGTGCGCAAGGAGATCGACGCCCAGTACCCGGACAAGGTGCTGCTGGCGGAGGCCAACCAGTGGCCGGAGGACGTGGTCGACTACTTCGGCGACTACACCTCGGGCGGCGACGAGTGCCACATGGCCTTCCACTTCCCGGTGATGCCGCGGATCTTCATGGCCGTACGGCGCGAGTCGCGCTACCCGGTCTCCGAGATCCTCGCCAAGACGCCCGCGATCCCGTCGAGTTGCCAGTGGGGCATCTTCCTGCGCAACCACGACGAGCTGACCCTGGAGATGGTCACCGACGAGGAACGCGACTACATGTGGGCCGAGTACGCCAAGGACCCCCGTATGCGCGCCAACATCGGCATCCGGCGCCGGCTCGCCCCGCTGCTCGACAACGACCGCAACCAGATCGAGCTGTTCACCGCCCTGCTGCTGTCCCTGCCCGGCTCGCCGATCCTCTACTACGGCGACGAGATCGGCATGGGCGACAACATCTGGCTCGGCGACCGCGACGCCGTGCGCACCCCCATGCAGTGGACCCCCGACCGCAACGCCGGCTTCTCGTCGAGCGATCCGGGCCGGCTCTTCCTGCCCACGATCATGGACCCGGTCTACGGCTACCAGGTCACCAACGTGGAAGCCGCCATGTCCTCGCCGTCCTCGCTGCTCCACTGGACCCGGCGCATGATCGAGATCCGCAAGCAGAACCCCGCCTTCGGCCTCGGCACGTACACCGAACTCCAGTCGAGCAATCCCGCCGTGCTCGCCTTCCTGCGGGAGTACGAGGACGACCTGGTGCTGTGCGTGCACAACTTCTCCCGCTTCGCCCAGCCCACCGAGCTGGACCTGAGCCGGTTCGGCGGGCGGCACCCGGTCGAGCTGTTCGGCGGGGTGCGCTTCCCGGCGGTGGGCGAGCTGCCGTATCTGCTGACCCTCGCGGGACACGGCTTCTACTGGTTCCGGCTGCGCCGGGAGGCGGTGTAG